The window AAAGTGAAGGAGTGTTTTATGAGTTAGGATAAGGTTGTATCAGTTTTTAAGTCCCTAAAACCGGCCACAATTGAAAAGACCAAtacacccccaaaagatgccatttaatcGGGTTAAAAGAGACAATACAACGACTTTCATCGCGTACCGCGACACTTGGTCGTGTATCGCGACAACCAAACGCGACAGGTATTTTTCAAACGCGATATTTGAACAGAAGTTGGGTTTCAGAAGTGGTTGCGTTTCAGCCGGACCCATCGCGATTCGCGATGTAACAGGACGCGATACATCCTATTGGGACGCGACAGTTTACCAGTAGGTCTCCAAATCCCAATTTTAAATCACTTAATCACAAACACAACCAAGTATGGACATTCTAAAGATTAGTTACGCACCtcggacatgtatgatgaaaacgggatgttacaactgcaGATTAGTATGATAATAGAAAAATAACAAGAAATAAAAGTTCAAGAAATCAAACAAGTGCTTGATCAACCATTCACGAGTTTTAAGAACTCGTATCAAGAGTTAGGCACTGTGATTTAGTCGACAACGGGTTAATTTCTAATCCTAATAACATTGATCACATAATCATATCAAAATCCTAAAATCAGTCGTCTCCAAAACAAAATCGTGTCACCACTCTGATACCATGATAAGAATAACATGGATGATACAAAAAATACTACGATCAACCAACCAGAAACCAAAATTATTAAACAATATATATTAAATCACTAAAAAGAACAAGAACAGAAATATCACTCAATCTGAAAGAAATTGAAATCAAAAGTTTTGATCACTAAAGTTTCGTGACCAAAATTACTGTCTCAATTTAACACAACCAAGATGATGATATCAGAAGAAAATATGAACGAATCAGTAGTAGAAAAATAAAAACATCAGAAGAGAAATTTAGGGTTCGTCAACTGAACCCTAATGATATGATGTATATCTATAAGCTCCCATAAAGCACTTGATACTCTTAATCCCTCAACCATCAGCTATCAGCACTTTAACCTGAAACAACTAAATACTACATATAGAAAATCTAAAATTAATCAAAGAACAAGATACACTTAATTATATGATATAATTTCAACAACGACAACACTTATTAGATATTCATCATCATATAATCACCGATAAGTGGACATAAACCCATTACAGAATGAATAAACGgtttcaccatcttcatcatcatcggtTAGCATTCACCAGCCAGTGCTATTTACCACAAAGGCTATCTTACATCATCACTATCACAACCAACATCAATCGGTGCATTAATTGAAAATTTTCTGATTTAATGGAGCATTGATCGGAAAAATCCTTCTGTGTTGTTATGTGTTTTCCTGTAACAGCTACGTATCCGACCCGACGAAGACCAGGTGGTGAAGACTACTTCTATTTTGGTATTTAACGAACTTTTTAACGCCCGTCATGGTCAGGGACTGCACACGCAAAACGTGCAAACCATGAGAATTGTCCATGCAAGGAAAAAGTTTAGGGACTGAGCACAACGTAGTGATGTCTAGATAATAAGATAATTTAGCAAAACTAATAGAAAATTCCGGACTTAACTGATGACAATAACTATTATTAAATCAGATTATAAATTTTTAGATTGATTATACATACTTATAGAGTTATAGGTGCATAGAAAGCTTGAGTCATCAATGGTGGTTGCATAGTCTATGTAGGAATTTTAAACCCATATGGGCTGTAGTTCTATATCCATTTAATCGGTTACTCTGTACTCCGTATATCATAAtcttaatttataatttataataatgtaATAAAATGTACTTATATATTAATATACTTTAAGTTGTCTATATAAACTATTGTAAATCATCATCAGTTCAACATACGTATAACTTCAtagcattttatacaaaaatatgttgATTCTTTACGGAAAACTACTATTTTGTGTCTCATTTATATTCATTTATCTACTAAATACCATCATCCTAGCTCAACCCGATTTCATGATCCACAAGTGCTCTCATGATATAGATCATTCCAAACATAACTTATATTTTAGAAAACTTAAAATCTCGTTTTCCATCATACAGGCCTACAACAACGGTTACGGTTACTATTCGCTGATTATGAATGCTGGTACTGACACCATTTACACCAATGCCCTTTGTAGAGGTGACGTGGAACCGAATTTGTGTATGGAATGTGTTAATGAAGCAACTCTTCTATTATCAGACCTTTGCCCATATCAAAAGTCTGGAATATTATATCGCGATAAATGTATGTTGAAGTATTCCAACGAGACGGAATATTCAAGCGAAACTCTACCTTCTTTGTTTATATCTGAAACGAATAGTAAAAGTTCAAAAGATGCGGGTCGGTTCGCGAAGGTTGTGCACGAGTTGATGCATAAGTTGATTGGTCTTGCAGCTAAGGGCAATATCAATGTGAAGTTTGCAGGTGGGAGCATGGGTGGGGTGAAACACGCAAAGGTTTATGGGGTTGTGCAGTGTTTTCCGCATTTAGTAATAAAGCGCGATTGTCGTGAATGCTTATATGAAGCATACAATAAGAGTAAAGGGGTGTGTTATGGAAACACTGGATGCTATGGTTTTATGCGTATGTGTAGTTTTAGGTACGAGACTTATCAGTTTTTTAACTTAACTCGTGGGAGAGTAGTAGAAGGAGCAATATCACCATCACCGTCGGGTATGAAGTTTacgttttacattttacaattAAATTTTGGAAATTCATTTTTGCAAACTTATACATgtatacacttttttttttttttttaattttcttacGTTTTGCCCTGAGGTAAGGGAGGGATACTTTATTTACTCTTGGCTCATGAGTCGTGCGTCGAGAAACGacttttttttttctaatttaaaGTAGAAGAATGATTGTTAACATCTAATTTTTCCATAACTCGCATTCGTATGATGAGTATTGATGTTGACGTTATAGCTAGAAAAAAAATGCTCCATCACGCTACGATAAATACATGCAAAAACAGACTAGCTTTTTAGGCTTGATCTTGTGTTACATGATGATTTACATGATATATTTATTTGACCTATTTTCTATTGTGTTTCTACTGTTTGACCAATTAGTCTTAAAAGAATTTGATAAAGTGAATTATGAAGTATTTTATAGAAACTAAAATGTAAGTGTTATATGAGAATTCTTTTTACTTGGACATATTATTTTATTACTCCGTAATAGAGTTTGATTCGATTTATAAACGGTTTGAAATTATTTGAAACATCACAACCCGCTCTTTAGATATAAGGATTAATAGTGTCTCAAACAATTTACAGTTGTAAACATTATTAATGTGTAGGTAACTCCGACATTGAGGATCCATTATAATAACATAGTCATTAATTTCAGGTGAGTTTCACGATTCCAACTGAGATACATAATTGATGTTTATGCTACTTGTATAGTGTTATTTAAGATATTTATTTAGCATGAATTATTTAAGCATAAAATGGTTCGTACTAAAACTGTCTTTTTTATTTAGACCTTATTTAGTGATGGAGTGATGGGGTGatgggtgttttttttttttttttttttttttttttttttgaggtttttgtggggtatagtgctgatGTGCAAATGTGATGGGTGATAgcgtgatggagtttgtagtgAGATGGGGTGATGGTTATGTGatgtaggggtgttcatcggttcggtttttggttttttggtttattcggttcggttttttcgattttgaaacttataaaatcaaaaccaaaaaccaaaccgaaaccaaatttaaatatcaaaaccataaccaaaaccgaaccgaaaaccaaatttgatttcggttaaaaccgaaaatcactaaaaataaaaatcctaaCTAGCATTAACTTACATATAAATTAGAAATAACGGCTGTGGAATTAATTTAAGTATACATGGTATATAATatgtttattgtttaataaaaatgtaataatccatcaaaaataatataattatataaatattataattataaatatgttttaatatattattaatttgaattcggtttttaattcggttttcggttaaccaaatttaGAATTTTCAAAACTAAAAACCAAACCAAAAACCAAATTACAAATTTGGTTTCGGTTtcgatcgatccgaaaaccgtttaaaaAATTCGGATTGGATTCTTTTGGTTtggattcgattcgatattcggtttattcggtttgaaACCAGATGGTGCACACCCCTAATGTGATGGGGTATTTGGTCCCACTTTTATATAATAAACTAGTGTAATACCCGCGAATTCGCAGGCTTACGTAGAAAAATCTGTTACAATGGAGTATACATATAAGGAACCATGCATATTTTTTTATTTACTTACATGGTAGTACAAAGTAACCTTAAATCAATGAAAAATATAATCACTATCTTTAAGcatatttttaaacatgcaactcttTATGATTTAAATGTAATATAATCGGTTGTCGTAATAATTTTCGAGTTACATTCATTTCACAAGTTGAAACTAACTTGTATTCATATACAAACGGATAAAAGCAATGACGTAATTAAATTGTTACTGTATGCATAAAATATTTATTTATAGACAaatgacaaaattgctgaaatggtccctgtggtttgtatcaaAATGCTGGTTTCATCCCTAtgcttttttttgatggatttgatCCCAGTAGTTTATCAATGGTGCTGATTTAATCCCTATTTCTGATGGTCGTCAAAAAATTCTGTTAATTCCaatcatgtgccagacatgtgagggtattttcgtctatTTCTTTCCTTTATTTACAAAATTGCTGAAATCATCCCTGTAATTTGTACCAAAATTGCTAAAATGATCCCCGTAGTTTGTAACAAAATTCATTTTTTTTATGTCGTCTCTTTCATCTCCTTCATCTTTATCTCCTCCCTAAATgatgaacaaaccctaattttttattttctttatacATATCAATTAACAAACACAAACTTCAACATTATCCATAATTTTTTCAACACTGACACAAATACTCTAATCATCTTCATCCATAAACACTCAAATTAAATCTCAAAAGATACAAACTTAAAtccaataattaataattaattaattactacAAACAAAAAAGCAATATAAATACAAATGTAAACCTAAAAATGTAAATTAAAACTAATAGAATATGTCGATTTCAGTTTGAATACAAACTGAATGATGGTAGCAATTTCCCTATCCTTTGTTTACTAAATCGCAGCAACAACAATAAAGCACCATTTTATCTCTTTGATCTTCAACTCACTACCAATTATCTTTTTTAATCTTTACATCTTCAATCACGCGATTTACAAAACCAAAATCCAATCTGACACATCAAACACAAACAACCTAAAAATTGCTTTCTATTTAGATCTAGTCTATCTAGATCTCAAACCAAAGATCAATCAAGTAAGTAACCAAACCCCGCCGGAGGTCACAAAACCCGTAACCACCACCGTCGCCGGAGGTCACATAACCCGTCACCACCACCACCGCCGGTCATCTTTCACCTGCAACCTCTTATCGTTCACCTACAACACGTCATCTTCACCCCTTCGTTTTCAccttctgtgacgatcgctccaaatccatatggacgaacacgtcattcaccgatttcattgcgaggtatttgacctctatatgatacgttttgtaaacattgcattcttttgaaaaggcacaccataaatgaatatttaaatcaaaggttttcgacatttgatgatttctacatatagacaatcactgtaaataatagtttacaatagtacttccgttgacaatgcagtcaaaataagatacatggtgatgatttggtgaatgcaacgtttccttgaaaaatatgccatgtacgactccatgcacgtagcttgtctaacatataagcaaacagcggaagacttctaggaaacctgagaataaacatgctaacaagtgtcaacacaaaggttggtgagttcatagttttagtgtttcgcataatctgtatataaaagtggatcacaagatttcagttgtttcatccagaaacgtttatcaaaagtttttcaatagattctacgtaacagagcaccctggtaactaagctttaacgttataatgataaataccccattcgttttaatacacgcaaaccaacgtgtcctaaactcaaataacacacgtccgttaaaaggctagcgctctagctcggacggggatgtcaagccctatggatccatacactgttattcgcgcccaccagtccatagtccatatcctatgtactggcagctactagttaccaaagctaagggattttcggttcaaactcagtgtagaattaagtatgtacttgtatctattgtgtttaaaataaattgcatgtattctcagcccaaaaatatatattgcaaaagcaattaaaaagggaccaatgaaactcaccttagcagcatataaagtcgttcaccaaaatgtgatcgaaactcggattaccaaataaccgtagatctcaacctagagaacatatgttggtcaataaatgtctatcaagctaggtcaggtcatagtgtatcacaatcctaatgctcgagatcgacatacaaaagttatccaaagtcgtttcaaaaagtcaattttgacagttgtttaacaaaaggagacgtaccttatataaggattcatttactcggttggtaatattcaaaaatccaatttatcaatctcgtaaacaagttgtttaaatcttaattgcagattcaaaagcaatttcaattaacgtcaatcataattcagttgatcatatcttttaatccattcatcgaatttattcgatatctaaatgagaagttattgatttttcgccagctttccgaaaacatgtatatcatataccttttacagtaatatatgtatttaattcgtgattcattataaactgtttaacgacaaaatttaatatacaagtatgtataaatatatattcgagcactagacatggatacactattaatatataatagataagatataaatgcttacatatcaatattgtgatttaatattgtaggaaggtacgtagacgtaacggagatgataaacactagatttgattcacaaatatacccccgaacattacccataacctccttggcaataacccataatttccttagctttatcccgctcataaaacttgttttgaatttattcgagcaaaacctagtcgtagtattttatgtgtaatactaataataagaataatattaataataataagatttaatattattaatattcttaataataataataataataataataataataataataataataataataataataataataataataataataataataataataatataagtaaataaatacggagtaatggaatgaatcagaaacagatatgctcgagcttttataggtgtggcctgaattcagaccccatgcgatcgcatggttctgaaggccatttgccatgcgattgcatggcccgtttttccagctcacatatttttgtaatttagctcgttgacataatttaatataatatatataatatatttaatttatataattaattatatattatattaaattcacatgcatagttgacttgtaatttttgttccgataagtcgtacgttgtcactcgacttatgtcccagtttcggtttttcgaatgccctttcgtacgctgagaaaactagtacttttcgtttcgtgactcgtacctttatcaaaatataaacttaatcattgataactatgtcactctaagtgtagctttaatcaattaagtgttctggttatttactgtagcaaagtcaattttactgtagcaaatagtgattttcgaagacaatgtagcattttgggtactgtagcaatttgaaaatactgtagcaaattagtgttttactggttcatcttaaacgctttagttaacttatctaaatatcaatcgaatcaataaatgaatgttactatcgtttactaaataacttgaaattatatatatgtatatatctttttaatatacataaatcagtttttaaatacacattgaaagttatttataattaattttaataataaatatttcaacttatcatatatattcaaatagatatttaaaccaataagtttaatgtacggtatcaaacaattaatacatcgttacattttcaagttatagtatatatgtatctatttacatataattattcgagaatcgtcgaaaacaaccgaagggtatttaaatatataaaagtagttcaaaaaatttgagatttagttttacagactttgcttatcgtgtcggaaatgttaatcatacaaagattaagtttaaatttggtcagaaatttctgggtcatcacaccttCAATCGCTACCACCACAATCCGGATTCAAAAGGTTGATAATTTAATCATCAAAGTAGAACCCATTTGCAGCTTCAAAGGTTGCTGATTTAGTCATCAGATTCAGAGGTTGGTGGTTTCAATCATAAACCGGAGTGGTTCAGTTGACTTCGATTGCAAACGGTGGTGGTATAGTTCTGATGGTGGTGGTGATAAATCTGACATGGGTCCGAATCCGAATAGATCTGAAAATATGGGAAACCCAGATTCAGATCATCTGAAAAAATGGGAAACATTTTCTATTATTTTGTTAGCTTTTTGTAGATAATAATTATATTCTGAACATCTTAATATATAGAAGGCAAGATTGACACTTTGTACTTTGATCGAATTTTGTTTTATTGTTATGTATTCAAATGAGAGGATTTAACTTTAGTGGAGACTTTTGCAGATGGTGGGTTTTGTGATACAAAGCATTAGTTTTGTGATTCTAAAGTTGATTTTCATTTACTGATACGAAGCATTAGTTTATACGAAGCAGGtggatttttgttaagtaaaatgaGTGGGTTATGAATTTAATTGCTAAAATTTTTGATTTGGGAAGATAGGATTTGGATTTGGGTTAAAGTTTAGATTTGAGAATGAAAATGAATTTAGCGTTGATTAGGGTTTGGGATTTGGGGATTTGAGTAGATGAATGAATGTGGATGATGGTAGAAGAATGAAGAAGGTAAAGATGAAGGGGATTGTAAATGACTAAAACACCCTCATGTGCTCGACATGTGACTGAAGTTAACGGAATTTTTTAACGTCCGTCAGTCAGAGGGACGAAATCAGCAACATTTGCATACCACGAGGAGGAAATCTATAAAAAAAAgcatagggactaaatcagcattttgatacaaaccacagggactattttaGCAATTTTGTCTAGAAAAATATATAGAAATATATGTATGTAAGAATGAACACATTAGTATGATTCAACCAGAGGCGATTGTACTTGTATAGGTGTGGGGTCAAAGGACCCCACTACTTTGGAAATTTTTTATACAATGTAttctttaaattgtataggacaccactaaatttaagtttaggaccccatatatttttaaaatttaaggtTTTGAGATATATGAACTCTCTATATAAGCAAACCTTCAAGTACCACACAATCAGTAGCTTGTGCTCAACAACAATCATTAGATTACATCTATCTTGTAAGTTCAGTAAAACcaataactttttttttttctttttttagcaAAAAAACGAAAACTCATAAAAAAAAGTCAAACCAATAACTTTACCACTATAATTCTCATAATAttgtattatttgtattactaaaaAATTCAGACACAATATGGCAATTTTGACCCATCTTCGTCATTTTGTATTAAAAAAATTTCTCAAACTTCATAACCAAGTTAACAGACCCtacattattaaattattaatttaacatGTATGAAATAAAACCATACCTTAATTTCATAACCATGTGGAGGGCAATGTGTTTGAATTATCTCTTCTTTTAATATAAAACCATTCATTTGGTGGCTGCAAAAGTATAAAAACAAATAAACGAAATATTATGAAAGCTCTAAAATCAAGTCGTGTATGATCACCTTGCTAAGAACTTATGACAATTACAACAGAAAAACTACACAATCTTTTTACCTTTAACCTGAGATTTGCAGGATTAGCTGTAATGGAAGCCCCATCATGAAGAGGAACTAAAGCTTTGTTAATATCAGTATTGTATAAGGGTTGTCAGTAATCTCAATATCAGCTTTTACTAAATTGGGTAATGCTAAAAAACAAATAACGCAATGAAACGGTTGAAGCTTTATACATAATCCATATTGTGGCAATTCCACAAACACCACAAAGCCAATAAAatgttttaattattttagtttCATTATTTGTCTTGATATATAATTAAATTGTTCTGATAATATGGAAATCAGTGTAAGCAGGTTATCATCTTTTAAAGAGATCCTAGGTATGTCATAATTCTTAATCAACAATATATTGTAGTCTTTATCTGCTCATTTCTTATAGGTGACTATATTGACCCATATAAAAAAAGTCATTTGGGTGGTGATTAAAGACTACTAATTACTTTCCAAAAGCATAAATATCAGTAGTAAAGTCGTGTTCAACTAACAAAGATTGATTGAAGTTGCAAATAACAAAATAAATACGACCCACAAAACATGTATCCAAATGGTTTACACATGCTTCACTTTGAAAGGTTTTCATCTTCATTCGGATTTGTTATTTTACAGAAATAGATGAGTGTTTGTACTAAATATATTGAATCCCATAGAAAATTATGGTCGCTTGTAACCAAATCTAATTTTCAAAACTTttctcaatatgaaatttagataaACCAAGTCAATTAAAAAACACAAAAGAATAGCAAGATCACGCCAAAAAAAGTTGATAGGAGAAAGAAGGAATAATACCATCGCAAGATTAGAACTTTTCCTCAAACGATCGTTTCTATcggaaaccctaaaaccctaaagaaGACAACTAAGATATCAACAATTCAAATTCAAATACAATAATACGGATGTATATCGCACCTCAAGAACTGTAAAATCGAGATGATCCGCAACAAATGTTCAATCAATCTGCACATTGAACACACAAAAACCTAATTTTGATTGAAGCGATAATAAATCGGTATAAAATTGTCGAAATCGGATTTAATACATGCCTGGATATACATCCTTGTATAAAACGAATTAAATTCATCCTTGAATATACGATTGTAGATCAACGATGGCTGAAAGAAATAATTCGTATAAGACATAAATCTGATTATAAAATTGACGCACTTTCTGATTTGTTTAAAACGTAAATGGCTTTGGTATTTATGTATATGATGATTATATGAAGATTTAGAAACTGAAAAGCAGTTAGAGACATTCAAGCGACAAACATGTTTGAGGGTTTACTAATATTGTGTTTTGGGAAGAGGTTAATTAGCGGTTTTTGAGATGGTAAGGGTAATCTAGTAAAATTCTCTTAACCTTAGTGTGAAAGAGACAAATCTAAACTAAGGTAAATAGGAACCATTAGATCTCCATATTAAGAATCCATCCTAAGGCTGCTGTTGTTTCTTGATTGGATTGTTTTTGTCATCTTAATTAATTAGGACCGTGCTTTAATATATAGAGGAGAGAGGAGATGgggtatttataaaataaaaagaaaaaaaaatcttattGGTGGAGAAC of the Rutidosis leptorrhynchoides isolate AG116_Rl617_1_P2 chromosome 5, CSIRO_AGI_Rlap_v1, whole genome shotgun sequence genome contains:
- the LOC139849732 gene encoding cysteine-rich receptor-like protein kinase 28, coding for MPFNRVKRDNTTTFIAYRDTWSCIATTKRDRYFSNAIFEQKLGFRSGCVSAGPIAIRDVTGRDTSYWDATAYNNGYGYYSLIMNAGTDTIYTNALCRGDVEPNLCMECVNEATLLLSDLCPYQKSGILYRDKCMLKYSNETEYSSETLPSLFISETNSKSSKDAGRFAKVVHELMHKLIGLAAKGNINVKFAGGSMGGVKHAKVFVGYSADVQM